The Diorhabda sublineata isolate icDioSubl1.1 chromosome 6, icDioSubl1.1, whole genome shotgun sequence genome includes a window with the following:
- the LOC130444939 gene encoding transmembrane protein 115: MAMFRALGRNIPYLKQQFSALLGNTSTSVKFICGVVLFSYGLSFSEEAIRVISVTPGYLMPPSFWLWTAFTFCFMEIHFWEVLVDIVTVGLCGKLIEPLWGQMEIMTFFAIVNFGVAVITTAFYFILYCCTFNTEFLFSVHIHGLAGYIAGVCVTVKQIMPDLVIIKTPLGKLSNRNIPLTVFFLSIVVKLIGVVDGTYPTMFFSGMIVSWVYLRFYQKHSNGTRGDMADYFTFASFFPNVIQPPIAVLSNVIHTGLVKIGICRKVIRKFDMSNPTGVTVTVPLADQHDMERRRQIALKALSERLSKSYSDKQPFIPPKQSPKTILPLHTPSTSKQGQQSMNVTPQAQSSTSPSTNNSQISDQ; encoded by the exons ATGGCTATGTTTAGGGCTTTAGGAAGAAATATTCCTTACTTAAAACAACAATTCAGTGCACTTTTAGGCAATACCAGCACTTCTGTGAAATTTATATGCGGAGTTGTACTGTTTAGTTATGGTTTATCGTTTTCGGAGGAAGCTATCAGAGTCATATCTGTTACCCCTGGGTATTTAATGCCACCATCATTTTGGCTATGGACAGCGTTCACGTTTTGTTTTATGGAAATACACTTTTGGGAAGTGCTTGTGGACATTGTAACAGTGGGTCTATGTGGGAAATTGATTGAACCTTTATGGGGACAAATGGAGATTATGACTTTTTTCGCTATTGTAAACTTCGGAGTTGCTGTAATTACAACAGCATTCTACTTTATTCTATATTGCTGCACTTTTAATACCGAATTCTTATTTAGTGTACATATACATGGATTGGCGGGATATATTGCTGGAGTTTGTGTTACCGTTAAACAAATTATGCCTGACttagttattattaaaactcCTTTAGGGAAACTTAGCAATAGAAATATACCTTTAACAGTATTTTTTCTATCGATTGTTGTGAAGTTAATAGGAGTTGTTGATGGTACATATCCGACAATGTTCTTTAGTGGAATGATCGTTAGTTGGGTATATTTACGATTTTACCAAAAACATTCGAATGGTACTAGAGGAGATATGGCGGATTATTTCACTTTTGCTAG cTTCTTTCCAAATGTAATTCAACCACCAATTGCTGTTTTAAGTAACGTAATTCATACTGGGTTGGTTAAAATTGGAATATGCAGAAAGGTCATTAGAAAATTCGATATGTCTAATCCAACAGGTGTTACAGTAACAGTCCCACTAGCAGATCAACACGATATGGAAAGAAGAAg aCAAATAGCTTTGAAAGCTTTGAGCGAAAGGTTATCAAAGTCTTACAGTGACAAACAGCCTTTCATACCACCAAAACAGAGTCCAAAAACAATCCTACCACTTCATACACCCTCGACATCGAAACAAGGGCAACAAAGTATGAATGTTACACCCCAAGCACAATCAAGTACAAGTCCTTCCACTAACAATTCCCAAATATCCGATCAGTAA
- the LOC130444936 gene encoding protein aurora borealis: protein MEFKCVDDKNTTPQSKSCVFTSNNNHDNHFKFLPNFSTPPSKISKIVNPFERRLINRLHLPTFSPSVFGTVSTPKSEEKFKWTIDDISSLKPADIDEATISQHVFEEDPLEESMVQQKIDEFFSEKVIVPSPMVHVARVPLVADNSENLFQSTETREVCESSTQTVLSLPPVLPAHIEEILKPYFLPIEDQRNVDNITDMKNTSLFKHLFDFEKDTLSSSEHESLHSISPISGKGTSPIKTPVEMNRRHSLPFEMDCSLSPIGRKSSPKGSRSACRLDFSSKMSLDASLVVPDIFNNRSNTSELLDFSQHIQPQLELSDSSVNWDMECRQVSFESPNGSSDSSKMDMSNSNTPHTKLFIGQRKRLSDSFKNEQVDFVKEKTTTDVKQGRKLFENELTDTGYHTESINLYEESKVEMQMFASTPTKIRN from the exons ATGGAATTTAAGTGTGTCGATGATAAAAATACAACTCCTCAATCGAAATCTTGTGTATTTACAAGTAATAATAATCACGATaaccattttaaatttttacctAATTTTTCGACACCGCcttcaaaaatatccaaaatcgTGAATCCTTTCGAACGACGTTTAATTAACAGACTTCACCTTCCTACCTTCAG CCCTTCTGTATTTGGTACAGTATCAACTCCCAAGTCAGAAGAAAAGTTTAAGTGGACAATAGAcgatatttcaagtttgaaaccCGCCGATATAGATGAAGCTACTATAAGTCAACATGTATTTGAGGAAGATCCCCTTGAGGAATCTATGgtacaacaaaaaattgatgaattcttCAGTGAGAAGGTGATAGTTCCTAGTCCTATGGTACATGTCGCTAGAGTACCGTTAGTAGCAGATAATTCGGAAAACCTATTTCAATCCACTGAAACTAGAGAAGTTTGTGAAA GTTCTACCCAAACAGTACTTTCTCTACCTCCTGTTCTTCCTGCTCATATAGAAGAAATCTTAAAACCATACTTTCTACCAATAGAAGATCAGAGAAATGTTGATAACATCACTGATATGAAGAATACATCTCTCTTTAAACACCTctttgattttgaaaaagacactCTCAGTTCTAGTGAACATGAGTCTCTACATTCAATTTCTCCTATATCCGGGAAAGGAACATCTCCAATAAAGACTCCTGTTGAAATGAACAGAAGACATTCTTTGCCATTTGAAATGGACTGTAGTCTCTCACCAATAG GTAGAAAGTCGTCGCCAAAAGGATCAAGGTCAGCATGTAGATTGGATTTTTCAAGTAAAATGAGCCTCGATGCCAGTTTGGTTGTACCAGATATATTTAACAATCGATCAAATACAAGTGAATTACTGG atttttctcaaCACATTCAACCACAGTTAGAACTGAGTGATTCATCTGTGAATTGGGATATGGAATGTCGACAAGTATCATTTGAGTCTCCGAATGGTAGTTCAGATTCCAGTAAGATGGATATGTCGAATTCAAATACACCCCATACAAAACTTTTTATCGGGCAGAGAAAAAGACTTAGcgatagttttaaaaatgaacaAGTCGATTTTGTTAAAGAAAAGACTACAACAGATGTTAAGCAGGggagaaaattatttgaaaatgagcTAACTGATACTGGGTATCATACGGAAAGTATAAATTTGTACGAGGAGTCTAAAGTAGAAATGCAAATGTTCGCATCTACTCCAactaaaataagaaattag
- the LOC130444937 gene encoding E3 ubiquitin-protein ligase Hakai yields the protein MKTKMDEPPKRGRGRGRGGRGRGRGRGRGRGRGKKAIKTVESDEEIVEPPPLEAPEDVQTQEDALENVQLTIDLEADISQLEAPTFTTINRGPPEPMLRLDWSHKVNLIGEKVLNPLIHCCDKCLKPILIYGRMIPCKHIFCLACGKKEQKQCPRCLEKVTRVEQTALGTVFMCTHGGTRYGQTGCRRTYLSQRDLQAHINHRHVSNLTLNQQPMEAVEPERALPVRTKTANDPRSGGGVPANIRPRPVPVQTSGVRTNLITVPIQESAPAIHETVSTTQNYYNQYQQPANYTQPLPPMHIPPPQQQQPQYYGAPPTYTPAQTYPAYTGTTPTVAQYAPPAQVQTRQQYDYNTAPPQWTNNQQYYR from the exons atgaaaacaaaaatggatGAACCCCCAAAAAGAGGTCGTGGCCGAGGACGAGGTGGTAGAGGTCGAGGACGTGGACGAGGAAGAGGCCGAGGTAGAGGTAAAAAAGCTATTAAAACCGTTGAGAGTGACGAAGAAATAGTAGAACCTCCTCCCCTAGAAGCTCCTGAAGATGTTCAAACTCAAGAAGATGCTCTTGAAAACGTTCAACTTACAA TTGATCTTGAAGCAGATATTTCCCAATTGGAAGCTCCTACATTTACAACGATAAATAGGGGCCCACCGGAACCGATGCTAAGACTCGATTGGTCACATAAAGTGAATTTGATCGGAGAAAAAGTACTAAATCCGTTAATTCATTGCTGTGATAAATGTTTGAAACCAATTTTGATTTATGGACGAATG attccTTGTAAACACATATTTTGTTTGGCATGTGGTAAAAAGGAACAGAAACAATGTCCCCGTTGTTTAGAAAAAGTTACGAGAGTCGAACAAACTGCATTAGGTACCGTTTTCATGTGCACCCACGGTGGTACCAGATACGGGCAAACCGGATGCCGTAGAACTTATTTATCACAAAGAGACCTTCAAGCTCACATAAATCATCGACATGTCTCGAATTTGACTTTGAATCAACAACCTATGGAGGCAGTAGAACCAGAAAGGGCGTTGCCAGTGCGTACTAAAACCGCCAACGATCCCAGATCAGGGGGTGGCGTACCAGCTAATATTAGACCGAGACCAGTTCCAGTACAAACTTCCGGTGTAAGGACTAATCTTATAACAGTGCCCATACAAGAATCAGCACCTGCTATACATGAAACTGTTTCCACGACGCAAAATTACTATAATCAGTATCAACAACCAGCAAATTATACGCAACCTTTACCTCCCATGCATATTCCGCCTCCTCAACAACAGCAGCCACAGTATTACGGCGCGCCTCCTACTTATACTCCGGCACAAACTTATCCCGCTTATACTGGAACTACTCCTACTGTCGCTCAGTACGCTCCTCCGGCACAGGTACAGACTAGACAGCAGTATGATTATAATACTGCTCCTCCCCAATGGACTAATAACCAACaatattatagataa
- the LOC130445892 gene encoding clathrin interactor 1 isoform X2, with protein sequence MENLFSGMWKVRELADKVTNVVMNYTEVEAKVREATNEEPWGPTGQIMQELAHSTFTYEHFPEVMSMLWKRMLQDNKQHWRRTYKSLLVLNYLIKNGSERVVTSAREHIYDLRSLENYTYIDDVGKDQGVNIRHKVKELIDFVQDDDRLREERKKAKKNKDKFIGMSSDTFGSRFGGTGHDTWDDRPYSKEYDEWDDTSNSTNRYRDKSFEEDNDLEKDDSDPETRNNSYNNNFKKFEDTEQPQSPVHMDKRVNININTSLNSSPKKPNKPLKKVDLGAAANFGRDASQSPVPSTGSNLLNDDFNPRAVESSIDVKAPTEFGDFETAFGDTSNMTQQKETNFADFNSAFSQSQNNTSQYSNLLGSTPNVVPNVIPPTNFLITNPTQDNLLGGSTTNIGGAVLGGSFPQKSNSDLLGDIDFGSLSLQPQSQNNDNFGFLGNSNNDLISGGSVLTPTTIHPLEPMSSATIQNNNTDKQTPNKNVPVGSTWKNSGNINIDLDNLLMNKPKTGPSPSMNQLASNQTSPINQPQSMNAGIVSPGFGAQSNFNNLQGFNQTSNNQFFAAFK encoded by the exons atggaaaatttattttcgggAATGTGGAAAGTTCGCGAGTTAGCCGATAAAGT TACTAATGTAGTTATGAATTATACTGAAGTTGAAGCTAAAGTTCGTGAGGCTACAAATGAAGAACCTTGGGGACCCACTGGACAAATAATGCAAGAATTAGCTCATTCCACATTCACGTACGAACATTTTCCAGAAGTAATGTCAATGCTTTGGAAAAGAATGCTTCAAGATAACAAACAACATTGGAGGAGAACTTATAAA TCATTActtgttttgaattatttgatcaAGAATGGATCAGAGCGTGTGGTTACATCAGCTAGAGAACATATATATGATTTGAGATCTTTGGAAAACTATACGTACATTGATGATGTTGGGAAAGATCAAGGTGTTAATATTAGACATAAAGTAAAAGAGCTTATTGATTTCGTTCAAGATGATGATCGTTTGAGGGAAGAAAGGAAAAAGGCGAAAAAGAATAAAGACAAATTCATTGGTATGAGCTCTGATACGTTCGGATCAAGATTTGGTG GTACAGGACATGACACTTGGGACGATCGACCCTACTCGAAAGAATACGACGAATGGGATGACACCTCAAACTCTACAAATCGTTATAGAGATAAATCCTTCGAAGAAGATAATGATTTGGAAAAAGATGATAGTGATCCCGAAACTAGAAATAATagttacaataataattttaaaaaattcgaagATACAGAACAACCACAAAGTCCCGTGCATATGGATAAACGcgttaatatcaatataaatacatcATTGAACAGTTCACCTAAAAAACCGAATAAACCTTTGAAAAAAGTCGATTTGGGTGCTGCGGCCAATTTTGGAAGAGATGCCAGTCAAAGTCCTGTACCATCTACGg GTAGTAATTTGCTAAATGATGATTTCAACCCTAGAGCAGTAGAATCATCTATTGATGTCAAGGCCCCAACTGAATTCGGAGATTTCGAGACTGCATTCGGAGATACCTCTAATATGACTCAACAAAAAGAAACCAATTTCGCCGATTTTAATTCAGCTTTTTCCCAATCCCAAAACAATACATCACAATACTCAAATCTATTAGGTTCTACACCGAATGTGGTTCCTAACGTTATTCCTCCAACTAATTTTCTAATTACCAACCCTACACAGGATAATTTATTAGGAGGATCTACTACCAATATTGGAGGCGCTGTTTTAGGTGGTAGTTTCCCCCAGAAGAGCAATAGTGACTTATTAGGTGATATTGACTTTGGATCTTTGAGTTTGCAGCCTCAATcacaaaataatgataattttggATTTCTTGGAAACTCCAATAATGATTTGATAAGTGGAG GTTCAGTTTTGACTCCTACTACAATCCATCCACTAGAACCGATGTCTTCCGCaacaatacaaaacaataatacgGATAAACAAACTCCTAATAAGAATGTACCGGTTGGTAGTACGTGGAAAAATTCTGGAAATATTAATATCGATTTGGATAATTTGTTAATGAATAAACCGAAAACAG gTCCTTCTCCTAGTATGAATCAATTGGCTAGTAATCAAACGTCTCCGATAAACCAACCTCAGTCAATGAACGCTGGTATAGTATCTCCAGGATTTGGCGCACAgtcaaatttcaataacttaCAAGGGTTCAATCAAACATCAAACAATCAATTCTTCGCTGCATTTAAATGA
- the LOC130445892 gene encoding telomere length regulation protein TEL2 homolog isoform X1 gives MENLFSGMWKVRELADKVTNVVMNYTEVEAKVREATNEEPWGPTGQIMQELAHSTFTYEHFPEVMSMLWKRMLQDNKQHWRRTYKSLLVLNYLIKNGSERVVTSAREHIYDLRSLENYTYIDDVGKDQGVNIRHKVKELIDFVQDDDRLREERKKAKKNKDKFIGMSSDTFGSRFGGTGHDTWDDRPYSKEYDEWDDTSNSTNRYRDKSFEEDNDLEKDDSDPETRNNSYNNNFKKFEDTEQPQSPVHMDKRVNININTSLNSSPKKPNKPLKKVDLGAAANFGRDASQSPVPSTGSNLLNDDFNPRAVESSIDVKAPTEFGDFETAFGDTSNMTQQKETNFADFNSAFSQSQNNTSQYSNLLGSTPNVVPNVIPPTNFLITNPTQDNLLGGSTTNIGGAVLGGSFPQKSNSDLLGDIDFGSLSLQPQSQNNDNFGFLGNSNNDLISGDTKKYPVSQKSTMKKRIEKDLVKLLTNFVIRVERIEKIKSQDEVEDILQEIERIVFLLPGPLTVQKLIGIDDDSYSEIVEGPYVFFLETLITYFDENFPFRDNYIYETIEKLLCVENYFFFNLNLSVFVKFLVSDKKEIIVKLLEIVLNSEGVFSYFFYYCLNFNEMNFENWEQNLNILITLPNRVSNCLKGNITNFFTTKSYTNFLITNFLKIIEFITEVINKQLLLADFITFENISLLLQKIVIDYNQRGESESIKLLIEIVALLTNTFSLKTKLYQKIITTIFSNMESTAVNILAKMILINLDSKKYSVTKIFGKQLIENDTWKFILCTKLPLLTNFDNNYTNLILNTTIYLSSTNHHLTIKLLLDLLTVWSNRSSIRQTSMEQQLFIARFILYLLNSIKNVHLNKNQVSKIKEKTFTGIQVHLESNIPVIRASGMKIGEIILNYIHKESESSPDTELKFNYDNLNEESQSIVYNLQKIWDKDLQDYYKLKHIENNIQEVLKKLLEKNTEEVEYIPPKRVFRTLKNEVTLSEYKNTDKMKIITSTDFDSDDDLQPYDVSNDTKITNKNPPCYLRDLKQMLLETDDVDVFTISLETCEKIIMSQLPDDDASMGLEILEILVSLEPKFYVENYDDLVFNSSVAITTVYPICYTEYLCRQIHSDVGTFSVSKRVFMLNILRQAARNLSVIKKETEPKSNKTKREIDIESVEEIIKKRLESKTRYFTKYKPVIKEQVNKFSEVARYFFFPLLFGYNKNKMLCQDSQNDSDYIFLIHFIDTLSILMYSSQNCPVAPRMAKEIFHFSWFLRFHKETKVRMAVLSLITSAVVSVNKNILIQDFLTELFEIRLWLSDLLSPNVSKGEPNSECRNLAAYAIILIEGVLKLDINPDNN, from the exons atggaaaatttattttcgggAATGTGGAAAGTTCGCGAGTTAGCCGATAAAGT TACTAATGTAGTTATGAATTATACTGAAGTTGAAGCTAAAGTTCGTGAGGCTACAAATGAAGAACCTTGGGGACCCACTGGACAAATAATGCAAGAATTAGCTCATTCCACATTCACGTACGAACATTTTCCAGAAGTAATGTCAATGCTTTGGAAAAGAATGCTTCAAGATAACAAACAACATTGGAGGAGAACTTATAAA TCATTActtgttttgaattatttgatcaAGAATGGATCAGAGCGTGTGGTTACATCAGCTAGAGAACATATATATGATTTGAGATCTTTGGAAAACTATACGTACATTGATGATGTTGGGAAAGATCAAGGTGTTAATATTAGACATAAAGTAAAAGAGCTTATTGATTTCGTTCAAGATGATGATCGTTTGAGGGAAGAAAGGAAAAAGGCGAAAAAGAATAAAGACAAATTCATTGGTATGAGCTCTGATACGTTCGGATCAAGATTTGGTG GTACAGGACATGACACTTGGGACGATCGACCCTACTCGAAAGAATACGACGAATGGGATGACACCTCAAACTCTACAAATCGTTATAGAGATAAATCCTTCGAAGAAGATAATGATTTGGAAAAAGATGATAGTGATCCCGAAACTAGAAATAATagttacaataataattttaaaaaattcgaagATACAGAACAACCACAAAGTCCCGTGCATATGGATAAACGcgttaatatcaatataaatacatcATTGAACAGTTCACCTAAAAAACCGAATAAACCTTTGAAAAAAGTCGATTTGGGTGCTGCGGCCAATTTTGGAAGAGATGCCAGTCAAAGTCCTGTACCATCTACGg GTAGTAATTTGCTAAATGATGATTTCAACCCTAGAGCAGTAGAATCATCTATTGATGTCAAGGCCCCAACTGAATTCGGAGATTTCGAGACTGCATTCGGAGATACCTCTAATATGACTCAACAAAAAGAAACCAATTTCGCCGATTTTAATTCAGCTTTTTCCCAATCCCAAAACAATACATCACAATACTCAAATCTATTAGGTTCTACACCGAATGTGGTTCCTAACGTTATTCCTCCAACTAATTTTCTAATTACCAACCCTACACAGGATAATTTATTAGGAGGATCTACTACCAATATTGGAGGCGCTGTTTTAGGTGGTAGTTTCCCCCAGAAGAGCAATAGTGACTTATTAGGTGATATTGACTTTGGATCTTTGAGTTTGCAGCCTCAATcacaaaataatgataattttggATTTCTTGGAAACTCCAATAATGATTTGATAAGTGGAG ATACCAAGAAATACCCGGTTTCTCAAAAAAGTACAATGAAGAAACGAATAGAGAAGGATCTTGTTAAATTACTTACCAATTTTGTTATTCGAGTTGAACGAATTGAGAAAATCAAATCACAGGATGAAGTGGAAGATATTTTACAGGAAATCGAAAGGATAGTTTTCTTATTACCAGGACCTTTAACGGTGCAAAAACTGATAGGAATTGATGATGATTCTTATAGTGAAATCGTCGAAGGTCCTTATgtgttttttttggaaactttaattacttatttCGACGAAAATTTCCCTTTTAGGGataattatatatatgaaaCTATTGAGAAGTTGTTATgtgtagaaaattattttttttttaatttaaatctgagcgtttttgttaaatttttagtttcggataaaaaagaaattatagtGAAATTATTGGAGATAGTTTTAAATTCTGAAGgggttttttcttattttttttattattgtttaaacttcaatgaaatgaattttgaaaattgggaacaaaatttaaatattttgataacgttACCGAATAGGGTTTCTAATTGTTTAAAAGggaatattacaaatttttttactacaaaatcttatactaattttttgattacaaattttttaaaaattattgaatttattacagaagttatcaataaacaattgttattggctgattttataacttttgaaaatatttctttattattacaaaaaatagttatagaTTACAATCAAAGGGGTGAATCTGAaagtattaaattattaattgaaatagttGCATTATTAACTAATACATTTTCCTTAAAAacgaaattatatcaaaaaataataaccacaattttttcaaatatggaaaGTACTGCTGTTAATATATTAGCAAAAATGattctaataaatttagattctaaaaaatattcagttacaaaaatttttggtaaacaattaatagaaaatgacacttggaaatttattttatgtacaaaactacctttattaacaaatttcgATAATAATTACACAAATTTAATACTTAACACTACTATTTATCTATCCAGTACTAATCATCATCTTAcgattaaattattattagatttattaacaGTTTGGTCAAATAGATCTTCTATAAGGCAAACTAGTATGGAGCAACAACTTTTTATAGCAAGGTTTATCTTATATCTTCTAAATTCCATTAAAAAcgtacatttaaataaaaatcaagtttccaaaattaaagaaaaaacttttactgGTATACAAGTCCATTTGGAATCTAATATACCTGTTATAAGAGCCTCCGGTATGAAAATAGgggaaataatattaaattacataCATAAGGAAAGTGAATCATCCCCTGATactgaattaaaatttaattatgataatttaaatGAAGAAAGTCAatcaattgtttataatttacaaaaaatttgggaTAAGGATTTACAAgattattacaaattaaaacacattgaaaataatattcaggaagttttgaaaaaattattagaaaaaaatactgaagaAGTGGAGTATATTCCTCCGAAACGAGTATTTAGAACCCTTAAAAACGAAGTTACTTTATCAGAGTATAAAAATacagataaaatgaaaataataacaagtACAGATTTTGATTCCGATGACGATTTACAACCTTACGATGTTTCTAATGATACTAAAATCACTAATAAAAATCCCCCTTGTTACCTGAGggatttaaaacaaatgttacTGGAAACCGATGATGTGGATGTATTCACCATTAGTTTGGAAACCTGTGAGAAAATTATAATGTCTCAACTCCCTGATGATGATGCCAGTATGGGGTTAGAAATTTTGGAGATTTTGGTATCACTAGAACCGAAATTTTACGTTGAAAACTACGACGATTTGGTTTTTAATAGTAGCGTTGCTATAACTACTGTATACCCGATTTGTTATACTGAATATTTGTGTAGACAAATCCATTCGGATGTGGGGACTTTTTCAGTGTCGAAACGTGTttttatgttgaatattttGAGGCAAGCGGCTAGGAATCTTTcggttattaaaaaagaaaccgAACCAAAGAGTAATAAAACTAAAAGGGAAATTGATATAGAAAGCGTAgaggaaattataaaaaaaagattggaAAGTAAAACTAGATATTTTACTAAATACAAACCAGTCATAAAAGAACAAGTTAACAAATTTTCCGAAGTGGCGAGGTATTTCTTCTTCCCTCTTCTATTCggttacaataaaaataaaatgctttGTCAAGATTCTCAAAATGATAGCGAttacatttttctcatacaTTTCATCGATACGTTATCAATTTTGATGTATTCGTCTCAAAATTGTCCAGTAGCCCCACGAATGGCTaaagaaattttccatttttcttggTTCTTGAGATTCCATAAGGAAACTAAAGTGCGCATGGCTGTTTTGAGTTTAATAACTTCCGCTGTTGTAAgcgttaataaaaatattctgataCAAGATTTTCTTACCGAACTCTTTGAAATAAGATTGTGGTTATCGGATTTGTTGAGCCCTAATGTTAGTAAAGGGGAACCTAATTCTGAGTGTAGAAATTTGGCTGCTTATGCTATTATTCTCATAGAGGGTGTTCTTAAACTTGACATCAATCCAGATAACAATTGa
- the LOC130445893 gene encoding nucleolar protein 56 has translation MTKLYILFEHAAGYGVFKVQEFEEIGMLLPQIEAAVNDVSRFNSIVKLVGFCPFKSALTALENVNAISEGILPEELQQYLDITIPKGTKKDKPTLGVSDPKLSAAITEALGINCSHIGVVPEVIRGIRAHFHNLVKGFTLKSSGVAQLGLGHSYSRAKIKFNVHRVDNMIIQSIALLDQLDKDINTFSMRIREWYSYHFPELIKIVPENYTFAKVAKFIKNRKDLSEESLEGLEELTMDSGKAQAILDASRSSMGMDISDIDLLNIEMFATRVISLADYRKQLAEYLRSKMADVAPNLATLIGDQVGARLIAHAGSLTNLAKYPASTVQILGAEKALFRALKTRGNTPKYGLIFHSTFIGRAGTKNKGRISRYLANKCSIASRIDCFAEQPSQIFGDKLRQQVEDRLKFYETGDVPKKNIEVMKEALNEYEHLVLQTEIEKKKKKKKRKGEVLNETIETDKTEIEESEPPKKKKKKRKGEVSIVETDKTEVEESELPKKKKKKKSVSLEDSQDSELNGTVENGEESPKKKKKKNKVNSE, from the exons ATG accaaattatacattttatttgaacACGCAGCTGGATATGGCGTGTTTAAGGTTCAAGAATTCGAAGAAATCGGGATGTTACTCCCACAAATTGAAGCAGCAGTTAACGACGTGAGTCGCTTTAATAGTATCGTTAAACTTGTCGGATTTTGTCCATTTAAATCTGCTTTAACTGCGTTAGAAAATGTTAACGCAATTTCCGAAGGTATTCTTCCAGAAGAATTACAACAATACTTGGATATTACAATACCCAAAGGCACTAAAAAAGACAAACCAACTTTGGGCGTGAGTGATCCAAAACTTTCGGCTGCAATAACTGAAGCTTTGGGAATTAACTGTAGCCATATTGGTGTTGTTCCAGAAGTGATTAgag GTATAAGGGCGCATTTTCATAATTTAGTTAAAGGTTTTACTTTAAAAAGCTCAGGAGTTGCACAATTAGGCTTAGGTCATTCTTATTCACGTGCTAAGATAAAGTTTAATGTACATAGAGTGGATAATATGATTATTCAATCAATAGCTTTATTGGATCAACTAGATAAAGATATCAACACTTTTTCTATGAGGATTCG AGAATGGTACTCCTATCATTTCCcagaattgataaaaatagtGCCAGAAAACTATACGTTTGCTAAAGTTgcaaaattcatcaaaaacaGGAAAGATTTATCTGAAGAATCATTGGAAGGTTTAGAGGAGCTCACAATGGATTCGGGAAAAGCTCAAGCCATTTTAGATGCATCAAGATCCAGTATGGGAATGGACATAAGTGATATTGATTTATTGAATATCGAAATGTTTGCTACTAGAGTAATTTCTTTAGCAGATTACAGGAAACAACTAGCTGAATATTTACGTAGCAAAATGGCAGACGTAGCTCCAAATTTAGCGACTTTAATTGGTGATCAAGTTGGTGCTAGATTAATCGCACATGCAGGATCTTTAACAAATCTTGCTAAATATCCCGCGTCTACAGTTCAAATTCTGGGTGCCGAAAAAGCTTTATTCAGAGCTTTAAAAACTAGAG gcAATACCCCTAAATATGGTTTGATATTCCACTCTACATTCATTGGTCGTGCAGGAACCAAAAACAAAGGTCGTATTTCAAGATATCTTGCTAATAAATGTTCTATCGCTTCGAGAATAGATTGTTTTGCTGAACAACCTTCCCAAATATTTGGAGACAAACTTCGTCAACAAGTTGAAGATCGTCTTAAGTTTTATGAAACTGGTGATgttccaaagaaaaatattgaagtgaTGAAAGAAGCATTAAATGAATACGAACATTTGGTACTACAAACTGaaattgaaaagaagaaaaaaaagaaaaagaggaaaggagaagttttaaatgaaactaTTGAAACAGATAAAACTGAAATTGAGGAATCAGAACCacctaaaaagaagaagaaaaagaggaagGGAGAAGTTTCAATTGTCGAAACTGATAAAACTGAAGTTGAAGAATCCGAACTAcccaaaaagaagaagaaaaagaagtcTGTATCTTTAGAGGATAGTCAAGACTCTGAATTGAATGGTACAGTGGAAAATGGAGAAGAAAgtccaaaaaagaaaaagaagaaaaataaagtgaacAGTGAATAA